A single window of Thiomicrorhabdus immobilis DNA harbors:
- a CDS encoding M48 family metallopeptidase, whose amino-acid sequence MFNQLLSGLHTAQPQASHYTIGHHHLPIVRSARRKNIAVKQHNGVLVLAVPQSISTKRLNQVLQQNQLWLAKRIDVFMANAPEIFKGLHGESFMLFGQNYMLSWLDVELAPSSESLTAKDPLIDLCETSFKAHVYLNPALSEPQKQQHSRQALEQLFKRQAQSYFLPKLDFYAEKMAVKFRSVTVKGYKSRWGSCYSDGRIQFNWRLLQAPEWVIDYVIVHELAHLVHANHSKAFWDLVQKHYPQTPGAKKVIKQHGRAWIDFLA is encoded by the coding sequence ATGTTTAATCAGCTATTATCCGGTTTGCACACAGCACAGCCGCAAGCCAGTCATTACACCATCGGTCATCACCATTTGCCGATTGTGCGTTCGGCGCGCAGAAAAAACATTGCGGTAAAGCAGCATAACGGCGTTTTGGTTTTGGCTGTGCCCCAATCGATTTCCACGAAACGCTTGAATCAAGTCCTACAGCAAAACCAGTTGTGGTTAGCTAAACGCATTGATGTTTTTATGGCCAATGCTCCTGAAATATTCAAGGGATTGCATGGCGAAAGCTTTATGCTGTTTGGGCAAAACTATATGCTTAGCTGGTTAGATGTCGAGTTGGCTCCAAGCTCTGAAAGCTTGACGGCTAAAGACCCCCTAATCGATTTATGTGAAACAAGCTTCAAGGCGCATGTCTATTTGAACCCCGCTTTAAGCGAGCCACAAAAACAGCAACACAGTCGCCAGGCGCTTGAGCAGTTGTTTAAACGGCAAGCGCAAAGTTATTTTCTTCCTAAGCTGGATTTTTATGCCGAGAAGATGGCCGTGAAATTCCGCTCGGTGACCGTTAAAGGGTATAAATCTCGTTGGGGAAGCTGCTATTCCGATGGGCGCATCCAATTCAACTGGCGTTTGCTGCAAGCCCCTGAATGGGTGATTGATTATGTGATTGTGCATGAACTCGCCCATCTAGTGCACGCCAATCACTCCAAAGCCTTTTGGGATTTAGTGCAAAAACATTACCCGCAAACGCCAGGTGCAAAAAAAGTCATTAAACAGCATGGACGTGCCTGGATCGATTTTTTAGCGTAA